Proteins from a single region of Companilactobacillus farciminis KCTC 3681 = DSM 20184:
- a CDS encoding alpha/beta hydrolase, producing MLSKQAKEAIKIAQSIKTQQSDDLTPEQAVFLRKDADKNNSIPIPSDIKLESLDDPKGELYHYGTSNENVLLFIHGGAYATGSVKSRRNLCFGLIKRLGYDAFSVDYRQWPEAKHPAAQEDVMNAYKFLKKRYKHIFIFGESAGATLALTLTLQLKAEGLSLPDKIAVFSPVITQINILPSEYLLQERDPMLLGAGAPVPYFDEPYKKDPLISPIYGDYKGFPPLMINCGSEEVKYDDSKILNFLCQKNNVDVTWTVWQDLFHVFVLFDMPETDQALNQIARFLK from the coding sequence CAGCAATCAGATGATTTAACGCCTGAACAGGCAGTATTTTTAAGAAAAGACGCTGATAAAAATAATTCAATTCCAATACCTAGTGATATCAAATTAGAGAGCCTAGATGACCCTAAAGGTGAGTTATATCATTATGGAACAAGTAATGAGAATGTTTTATTATTTATTCATGGTGGGGCTTATGCAACAGGAAGTGTTAAGTCGCGAAGAAATTTATGTTTTGGTTTGATCAAACGTTTAGGGTATGATGCATTTTCTGTTGATTATCGTCAATGGCCGGAAGCGAAACATCCTGCGGCCCAAGAAGATGTTATGAATGCTTACAAATTTCTTAAAAAACGTTACAAACATATCTTTATTTTTGGAGAATCTGCCGGAGCTACTCTTGCTTTAACTTTGACTTTGCAATTAAAAGCTGAGGGATTATCGTTACCAGATAAAATTGCTGTCTTTTCACCAGTAATTACTCAAATAAATATCCTGCCATCGGAATATCTCTTGCAAGAAAGAGACCCAATGTTGCTCGGTGCTGGTGCCCCAGTTCCATATTTTGATGAACCTTATAAAAAGGATCCTTTAATTTCTCCAATTTATGGTGATTATAAAGGTTTTCCACCATTGATGATCAATTGTGGAAGTGAAGAAGTTAAATACGATGATTCCAAAATACTTAATTTTCTATGTCAAAAAAATAATGTCGATGTAACTTGGACCGTCTGGCAAGATTTATTCCATGTTTTTGTATTATTTGATATGCCGGAAACTGATCAAGCATTAAATCAAATAGCACGATTTTTAAAATAA